The Mycolicibacterium brumae DNA window CTGGGACGACGTCGGGCTGCTGGGCGTGCGGGTCAACGATTGGACCACCCCGTGGACGTATCTGGACGTCATGGAGGTCATCGACCCGGTGCTCGCCGCCGGCGGCCGGATCGACGTGGTGGTGCTGCCGAAGGTCGCCGAGGTCAGCCACATCCACGCGCTGGATCTGCTGCTGAACCAGCTGGAGGTCCGGCACGGACGGCCGGTCCGGGGCATCGGCGTCGACGCGCAGATCGAGACCGCCGGGGGACTGACCCAACTCGACGCGATCGCCGCGCACCCGCGGGTCGCGGCCCTGGTGCTGGGGCCGGCCGACATGATGGCCAGCCTGAACACCCGGACCCTGGTGGTCGGGGAGCAGCCGGAGGGCTATGACGTCGGCGACGCCTACCACCACGTGCTGATGTCGATCCTGATCGCCGCGCGGGCCCACGGCGTCGCCGCGATCGACGGCCCGTACCTCAAGGTCCGCGACGTCGAGGCGTTCCGCCGGGTGGCCGGCCGGTCGGCGGCGCTGGGCTACGACGGCAAGTGGGTGCTGCACCCGGACCAGATCGCCGCGGGCAACGAGATCTTCAGTCCCCGCCAGGCCGACTACGACCGGGCCGAACTGATTCTGGACGCCTACGCGTGGCACACCTCCCAAGCCGGGGGCGCGCGCGGGGCGGTGATGCTCGGCGACGAGATGCTCGACGAGGCCAGCCGCAAAATGGCGCTGGTGATCGCCGGGAAGGGCCGCGCGGCCGCAATGGCGCGAACCGGAGAGCGGTTCGTCCCGCCGGCCTAGGTCCAGGTGCCGGAGGTGCCGAAACTGGCGGCCATCACGATCGCCCACAGCACGTAGAGCACCCACACGCCGATCCACAGGAAGCCGATGATGGTGCCGGCCAGCGCGAGGCCGTAGCCGTCCTGGCCGGTGCGCTTGGTCTCGTTCATGCCGAGGAAACCCAGGATGATCCCGACGATGGAGGTGATCCCGCAGAACAGGCCGAGCAGTGAGCAGACCAGCGAGGCGATCGCCTTTCCGTTGGTTCCCATCGGGACCCCCGGGGCGCCGTACGGGTCGTAGCCGCCGTAGTAGGGGCTCGGCATGGGCGGCGGGGCGTAGCCCGGCGGGTACGACGGCCCGACCTGACCCTGCGGGTGCGACGGCGGCGCCGCGAACGGCGCCTGCTGCGGGTAGGACGACGGGTTGTACGCCGGCGGGGCGATCTGGGTGGCGTCGCCCGGATAGTCCGTCGCCGGGTACTCCACCGCCGGGTACTCCACCGGCGCGAAACCCTGCGGCGGTTGCGATGCGGGGTCCTGCGGATGGCCGGACGGCGGATGCGGAAACGTCATGGGCGTCATTATCCCCGCCCGGCGCGCCGCGGCGGGTTGCGCGGGTCACTGTGACATTCGGCTGGGTATGCAGGACAATGGGCGGCGATGACCAGTCCTTTTCAATCCGGCTCGCCGATGGGCGCCGCCCCGGGCGGCCCCGGTGGATCCCGCCGCGCCCCGGTGGGGTTGCCGACTCCGCCCCGCGGCTGGCCGATCGGCTCCTATCCCACCTACGCGGAGGCGCAGAAGGCCGTCGACTACCTGTCCGACCAGCAGTTCCCGGTCCAGCAGGTGACCATCGTGGGTGTCGACCTGATGCAGGTCGAGCGGGTGACCGGCCGGCTGACCTGGCCGAAGGTGCTCGGCGGTGGGGTGCTCACCGGCGCCTGGCTGGGTGTGTTCATCGGGTTGGTGCTGGGCATCTTCAGCAACAACCTGGCCGGATCGCTGACCGCCGGCGTGCTCGCCGGAGTGGTGTTCGGCCTGATCACCTCGGCGGTGCCCTACGCGATGGCCCGCGGCACCCGCGATTTCAGTTCGACCATGCAGCTGGTCGCCGGACGCTACGACGTGCTGTGCGACCCGCAGAACGCCGAACGCGCCCGTGACATGCTCGCCCGTCTGAGCATCTAAAGGACGCGCCGGGGCGACCCGAGTGTTGCGCGGCCCACACCAGCCCTCTAGCGTTCTGGCCTGAACAGGCCTGTGAGCGAGTCGGGAGGCGGTGCGACCGTTGGGGACAGCGACGCTGGGACAGCGGTTCGGTGTGCGGGCGCGTCGGCGCGCGGGCGCCTGCGCCTTGGCGGCGGTGACGGTGGCGTCGACGCTCAGCGGCTGCGCGTCCGGCGACGACGGCCTGGTGATCAGCTTCTACACCCCGGCCAGTGAGACCGCGACCTTCACCGCGGTGGCCAACCGCTGCAACGAGGAGTTCGGCGACCGGTTCACGCTGCGCCAGATGGCGCTGCCCAAGGGCGCCGACGACCAGCGCCTGCAACTGGCCCGACGGGTGACCGGCAATGACCACAGCCTGGACATCATGGCCATCGACGTGGTCTGGACCGCCGAGTTCGCGGAGGCCGGTTGGGTGCTGCCGCTGTCCGACGATCCGGCCGGGCTGGCCGAGCAGGACGCCCGGACCGACACCCTGGAGGGTCCGCTGGCCTCGGCGACCTGGAACGACAAGCTGTTCGCCGCGCCGGTCACCACCAACACCCAGTTGCTCTGGTACCGCGCCGACCTGATGGCGGCGCCCCCGGCGACCTGGGACGGGATGCTGACCGAGGCCGGCCGGCTCTACCGGGAGGGCGGCCCCAGCTGGATCGCGGTGCAGGCCAAGCAGTACGAGGGCCTGGTGGTGTGGTTCAACACGCTGCTGACCAGCGCCGGTGGCTCGGTGCTGTCCGAGGACGGCAAGACCGTCACGCTGACCGACACCCCGGAACACCGGGCGGCCACCGTCCGGGCGCTGCAGATCATGAAGGACGTCGCCACGGCGCCGGGCGCGGACCCGTCGATCACCCAGACCGACGAGGGCACCGCCCGGCTGGCGCTGGAGCAGGGCAACGCCGCGCTGGAGGTGAACTGGCCGTTCGTGCTGCCCTCGATGCTGGAGAACGCGATCAAGGGCGGTGTGGACTTCCTGCCGCTGGACGACGACCCCAGCCTGGCCAGCGCCATCAACGAGGTCGGCAGCTTCTCGCCGACCGATGAGCAGTTCGCCTCCGCCTACACCCAGAGCCAGCAGGTGTTCGGGTTCGCGCCGTATCCCGGCGTCGTCGACGGGGAACCCGCCCGGGTCACCCTCGGCGGGCTGAACCTGGCCGTCGCGGCGACCACCCAGCACCGCGCCGAGGCGTTCGAGGCGGTGCGCTGCATCCGCAGCGCGAAGAACCAGTGGCTGACCTCGGTGGAGGGCGGGCTGCCCGCGGTGCGCACGTCGCTGTATGACGATCCGGCGTTCCAGGCCACCTACCCGCAGTACGCGATCATCCGGGACCAGTTGGCGACCGCGGCCATCCGCCCGGCCACCCCGGCCTACCAGGCGCTGTCGATGCGGTTGTCGGCCACTCTCGCGCCGGTGCGCGACATCGATCCGGAGCGCACCGCCGACGAAATCGCCGCCCAGGCGCAGAAGGCGATCGACGGGAAGGGGCTGATCCCATGACCGCGCAGGCGCCGCCGCGCACCGATGACCGCAAGGCCCAGCGTCGGCTGGCCTACTGGCTGATCTCCCCGGCAGTGGCGCTGATGGTGCTGGTCACCGCCTACCCGATCCTGTACGCGGTGTGGCTGAGCCTGCAGAACTACAACCTGGCCATGCCCGACGACCAGCACTTCGTCGGCCTGGGCAACTACGTCACGGTGCTCACCGACGGCTACTGGTGGTCGGCGCTGGGTGTGACGACCGTGATCACCGTGGTGTCGGTGGCCATCGAGCTGGTGCTCGGCCTGGCGCTGGCGCTGGTCATGCACCGCACCATCTTCGGCCGCGGCGCCATCCGCACCGCGATCCTGATCCCGTACGGCATCGTGACCGTCGCGGCGTCCTACAGCTGGTACTACGCCTGGACACCGGGCACCGGGTACCTCGCCAACCTGCTGCCCGACGGGACCGCCCCGCTGACCGAGCAGTGGCCCTCGCTGGCCGTGGTGGTGCTCGCCGAAGTGTGGAAGACCACCCCGTTCATGGCGCTGCTGCTGTTGGCCGGGCTGGCACTGGTGCCCGACGATCTGCTGCGCGCCGCGCAGGTCGACGGCGCCGGCGCCTGGCAGCGGCTGTTCCGGGTGATCCTGCCGCTGATGAAACCGGCGATCCTGGTTGCGCTGCTGTTCCGCACCCTGGACGCGTTCCGGATCTTCGACAACATCTACGTGCTCACCGGCGGGTCCAACGGCACCGCGTCGGTGTCGATCCTGGGGTACGACAACCTGTTCAAGGGCTTCTCGCTGGGCCTCGGGTCGGCGATCAGCGTGCTGGTGTTCCTGTGCGTCGCGCTGATCGCGTTCATTTTCATCAAGCTCTTCGGGGCCGCCGCGCCGGGTGCGGATACCGAGGCCAACCGATGAGCCGCAACGTTGCCCCGGCCCGGGTGGCCGGCTGGTCGATCGTCAACATCCTGGTGCTGATCTACGCGCTGCTGCCGGTGCTGTGGATCCTGTCGCTGTCGCTGAAACCGACCTCGTCGGTCAAGGACGGCAAACTGATCCCGACCTCGATCACCTTCGACAACTACAAGTCGATCTTCGCCGGCGGATCGGGATTCGGGTCGGCGCTGATCAACTCGCTCGGCGTCGGGCTGATCACCACCGTCGTCGCCGTGCTGATCGGCGGGATGGCCGCCTACGCGGTGGCCCGGTTAGAATTCCGTGGCAAGAAACTGCTGATCGGGATGGCACTGCTGATCGCGATGTTCCCGCAGATCTCGCTGGTGACGCCGCTGTTCAACATGTGGCGCCAGATCGGGTTGTTCGACACCTGGCTCGGCCTGATCATCCCCTACATCACCTTCGCGCTGCCGCTGGCGATCTACGTGCTCTCGGCGTTCTTCCGGGAGATCCCGTGGGAGCTGGAGAAGGCCGCCAAGATGGACGGCGCCACCCCGGCGCAGGCGTTCCGCCGGGTGATCGCGCCGCTGGCCG harbors:
- a CDS encoding HpcH/HpaI aldolase/citrate lyase family protein; translated protein: MSETVNGAYRPHGNADDDRYLRPRRTCLSVPGSSRKMIDKAKGLAADEIFLDLEDAVAVDAKPGARQTVAAALTEPGWDDVGLLGVRVNDWTTPWTYLDVMEVIDPVLAAGGRIDVVVLPKVAEVSHIHALDLLLNQLEVRHGRPVRGIGVDAQIETAGGLTQLDAIAAHPRVAALVLGPADMMASLNTRTLVVGEQPEGYDVGDAYHHVLMSILIAARAHGVAAIDGPYLKVRDVEAFRRVAGRSAALGYDGKWVLHPDQIAAGNEIFSPRQADYDRAELILDAYAWHTSQAGGARGAVMLGDEMLDEASRKMALVIAGKGRAAAMARTGERFVPPA
- a CDS encoding DUF4190 domain-containing protein; protein product: MTFPHPPSGHPQDPASQPPQGFAPVEYPAVEYPATDYPGDATQIAPPAYNPSSYPQQAPFAAPPSHPQGQVGPSYPPGYAPPPMPSPYYGGYDPYGAPGVPMGTNGKAIASLVCSLLGLFCGITSIVGIILGFLGMNETKRTGQDGYGLALAGTIIGFLWIGVWVLYVLWAIVMAASFGTSGTWT
- a CDS encoding general stress protein, translated to MTSPFQSGSPMGAAPGGPGGSRRAPVGLPTPPRGWPIGSYPTYAEAQKAVDYLSDQQFPVQQVTIVGVDLMQVERVTGRLTWPKVLGGGVLTGAWLGVFIGLVLGIFSNNLAGSLTAGVLAGVVFGLITSAVPYAMARGTRDFSSTMQLVAGRYDVLCDPQNAERARDMLARLSI
- a CDS encoding extracellular solute-binding protein produces the protein MRARRRAGACALAAVTVASTLSGCASGDDGLVISFYTPASETATFTAVANRCNEEFGDRFTLRQMALPKGADDQRLQLARRVTGNDHSLDIMAIDVVWTAEFAEAGWVLPLSDDPAGLAEQDARTDTLEGPLASATWNDKLFAAPVTTNTQLLWYRADLMAAPPATWDGMLTEAGRLYREGGPSWIAVQAKQYEGLVVWFNTLLTSAGGSVLSEDGKTVTLTDTPEHRAATVRALQIMKDVATAPGADPSITQTDEGTARLALEQGNAALEVNWPFVLPSMLENAIKGGVDFLPLDDDPSLASAINEVGSFSPTDEQFASAYTQSQQVFGFAPYPGVVDGEPARVTLGGLNLAVAATTQHRAEAFEAVRCIRSAKNQWLTSVEGGLPAVRTSLYDDPAFQATYPQYAIIRDQLATAAIRPATPAYQALSMRLSATLAPVRDIDPERTADEIAAQAQKAIDGKGLIP
- a CDS encoding carbohydrate ABC transporter permease, with product MTAQAPPRTDDRKAQRRLAYWLISPAVALMVLVTAYPILYAVWLSLQNYNLAMPDDQHFVGLGNYVTVLTDGYWWSALGVTTVITVVSVAIELVLGLALALVMHRTIFGRGAIRTAILIPYGIVTVAASYSWYYAWTPGTGYLANLLPDGTAPLTEQWPSLAVVVLAEVWKTTPFMALLLLAGLALVPDDLLRAAQVDGAGAWQRLFRVILPLMKPAILVALLFRTLDAFRIFDNIYVLTGGSNGTASVSILGYDNLFKGFSLGLGSAISVLVFLCVALIAFIFIKLFGAAAPGADTEANR
- a CDS encoding carbohydrate ABC transporter permease encodes the protein MSRNVAPARVAGWSIVNILVLIYALLPVLWILSLSLKPTSSVKDGKLIPTSITFDNYKSIFAGGSGFGSALINSLGVGLITTVVAVLIGGMAAYAVARLEFRGKKLLIGMALLIAMFPQISLVTPLFNMWRQIGLFDTWLGLIIPYITFALPLAIYVLSAFFREIPWELEKAAKMDGATPAQAFRRVIAPLAAPGIVTAAILVFIFAWNDLLLALSLTATERSITAPVAIANFTGSSQFEEPTGSIAAGAMVITVPIIIFVLIFQRRIVAGLTSGAVKG